tttttctcttctatggaaaaaaattctgttttattaataataaataatcaaaaaaaaaataaaatgaacccAAACTGGAATACTAACTCTGGATTTGGCGTCTTCTTTTTGTCAGATATAAGTAGTAGGTTACTAACAATGCGATGGCAATTGCCAATATTACAAGAACTATCCAGAAAACTATTCTGAAATTGCTTATGTTCGACTGCCTTGAGTTTTGGGATGTTGAACACGTAGGTTTTGTTGATTTGCTTAAGCTGTAgccaaaatttctcttttctcctctttttcgaaGTTTCGCTGAAGTATTCTTCGATGTACTCTGAGGGAGGtggagagtttagattttgcgaatCTTGATGCTCCTTGAAACGAATATACAGTTGGCGTCCCTTTTCCCCTAtgtaatcgtcaccgcacgaTACGCCACccttgataccatgcaatcaccctctctgccatatgGGCAAACCACGAAGTTCGATCATGCGTGCAATTACATACCAGTAGACCCTTGAGGTTCGTTggtggtatttccacaaccctcacatCATTATCTAAACCCTCTTTCCGCAGACAACTTCTCACCGCCCTGCTCATATCATGAAATATATAAGATAGACAGAACGGAATCTTTCCTCGGCAATCATCTACTTTGGATCTTCGAGACTGATGTCATAGTAGTCGAGTAACATACTTTTCAAACGGGTACCCACCCACTGGATATAAATTTTAAGAGCCGCATTTACAGACCATACCTTTCCCCGGCTACTTGAACTTCAAAATAGAGGTTGAAGTCACCATACTATCTTTCGAGTCTGAAATCATAGCACGCAGATTACTAGAGGCAGTTTGAACCaccgtccaaaaatgaacaggaaggatgagTACATTTTGATCACAAACGATTTAGCTCCATATCAAGATCTATGCGGGTTTTGGTCTACggtgaggtaagcactagctgATGCGTTGTTATTTGAGTTTAGATACCTGaatgaatgctttctgtagggtgttGCTGTGCTTGAGAGGATTGACTGATaggtttgatttttccaggctttgaCGAAGACAGTAACGCCGATAGGTTAGCTGATAATAAGAAAGATCGAttccaatcttggctacagctgaAGCCAGTCAATAAAGCTACGTATCCTGAGATTTTTCTCCATCTAAAAATGCATTTGAAATCCAGAGTAAGTACGATTCCGAAACATTACTGTGCAAAATATGCTTCTGAAGTATCTTCCGAGCCACTCGGTAGATTCGTTGTCCCCTCAACTTTGTACTTTTCATGTATATATTCTAGTGGTGTCCATGGCCAACCACCTTAATGTTATCTCTTGAACAGAAACAAATGTTCTATCACTATCAACTGTTGCACTAAGAATTGTTCCCTACAAGAATCagtgattttgaattttgcgaCCTTCGTTTTAATTTTATAGTCTTCGAATGAATAATCACCGTCTAAATTAAATCCTGAAACAATAGAAATTCAATCCTTTGATTAACACATGTACTCTACTGACAAAGCATtcgatggaaaattttcttgtgGCAACGATTGAGCTAAATTTCTCCTGTGCTAATATACACAGTTTGGTATAAAGGAAAGACACTGATTCTCTTTGCAGAGAAGGTACAGCAAGTGAGAGTCCCATCACCAAGAGTGCAACAACAAATATGTTTCCTTCCTACTATTTCGTACATTAATGTGCGCTTACGAACACACGCCATCTCGTAGGATCCAGCGAtcccgttgtttttttttaatcttccaTAGTGCGGTCTAGAGAATCGCGTCGAAAGCACTTGATCTTGCAGCCACATTCTGCGTTTGCCGGATCTTATTGGAAGAAAACCAATTGCACCGTTGCTCCTGCAGCACTGACTAAGTGGCGCTACCAAGGCGATGcgcagcttaaaggcagcataccacgaatctgaggtggtgcggatttcaggtggagtatccgtatacggggtcgtagaatGTGGAGACgagggtagttccgctcatctctccctgcatcactgcaaacagccgccttcagaatgctgttttgtacgacgtcatctattgcgacgctccaccccttgcgccacCTCCGCcatgcgattcgtcgaaaatcaatccgGACTGCCCCGAGAGGGTATAAGGGACGCTaggcgtgcaagggtggcgcgctgcaatagaaggcaacGTACAagacagcattcaggggccgatTGCTGCTGTGATTcaaagagagatgagcggaaccaccccagtctccataatctacgacctcgtatacggatactccacctgaaatccgtaccaccccagattcgtgaaatgctgcctttaaatagaatAATTCTGCCCGTACTGTAAGTTTCTGTTGGTGCTGCTCAAGCACCAACAGAATACTTTGGCACTGTGTCACCCCGTCAGCTGTGCGAAAgcactacttctttttttttacaagaattATGAGTAGCGTAGCGGCAGAGCATGCATAGACAACTCATAATTCCGCTCACATTATTTGCATACCTTTACAATGCTATTGCTTAGATACGGCAGAAGCCGTGAATGAGACTCATTGTTGACCTGCATTCGCTGAATTGGAACTGCATGGCTTACACCGTTTTCTGCACGTAATACAAAAATTATGACTTTGTTGCTCTGAAACTTATAATTCGATTCATAGTTCATAAATCATAGCCCAAAATACCCGGCCCTGCTCAGCAATAAGCCAAATCCTGTTtgcaaatatttaaaattaactGTAAAGAAGTCGGAGAATTATAAAGCACGAACCCTCCAAAGTCAGACAACGTAATTAACGAGCAATAGACGTGAGACATATTGTTGCGTTTGTGCAATTCGGAATTGTTTGGGGTTTACAAACGTGttgctggcctatacaatgacttgcagtggctagccggtgtgtcaggtcagtgtttttattcttccagacaagtctggtactaatgcatcgaccccggaggaatgaaaggcttggtgagcactagggcggtttcgaatctcgtgcaggaagcggaacctctaaccgctacactacacccgtcaACTCACGATATCGAAATAATATTTCTGATTCTAATTTTCACctcttgaaatgaaatgactgAGCCTAGTTGTTCTCAGTTATTCTGTGTGGGACAGCGTATACGAGACTGATCCATACCTCAGTGCCGTGCCGCTGGCCGTGCTTATACTCAATGCAATCGAGCAAATGAAAGTGCGCTTTGGGGACATGAGTAGAAACAAAGCCTGCACACAGCTGTATGGCGCAAGATTTCCACATGTTGTAAAATGATGCTGTCGTCCATTGCCGACCCCcacaacctgaaaggtcagGTGCTTGGAAAAAGCATAGAATCTTTGCCAACAACTATCCACTTtttcacgctgaactgccgtgTATTGTCGAacgaactccaacaagccgtcCTCTTTAAACTTCTGgaatatctctgtgtgccgttTGCTGCAGTGCATAAAAGAGACTACACCATATATTGTGGTAATGTCTATAAAAAGAAGGTAGGAGGCTGTTAGGCTCTGGGAAACGACTACAAAATCTGTTGGAGAAAGTTGGGTCAACACACCATCAAAATCCTCCGGGATCCCAGAGAATGCAAACTCTGGGTCCACTACCTACGAAAACTGCTTAAAACAACAAGAAGGGTACCTCCCATGATGAAGTTGATTTGGATTTCGGAGCCgatttcgactctcctcattcGGGCGTCTTCTTAACGCAGAGTAATACCAAATTCTCTTGACATGAATCAAAAAACCACTACTGCAAAAAGCCTGTTCTGCATTCAGTGCCGTGACAAAGTGTTTGTGGCTCCCATCGCTCATGAAGTCATCCTACGAGCCTACCTAACCGCAGTTCGCTGTATCATGAAGCGTGGATAGAAGACTTGCGTgcgtcttcttttcttctcttcttccccAAAATTTAGTTGGACGTCATTTGCAGCAACTTCTGTCATTCTCTGTTGCTGCATATACATAATAGTGTGAACCCTTCCTGGGCACACATCGTTTCTCACTATTATGTACATGTAGCGTCCTCACTTGACAGCAACATAATTCAGCATTAGTCTAAAGaactttcttattttgaaatctttgaCGCAATCAGTGAGTGTATGAATTGAATAATATGTATGAGCCAAAAAGGGTGTCCACGCGAACGGCTCCTTCCCCGGAAATTCGCAAAGATACGTGCCTATTTGtgttatgaaaagaaactcGACAGATAGATGGGACGCAACCCATTAATAGGGTGGATTACTACACACTATGATTTGTTGTGAGAAGAAATATCGCTTTCAAACCTCTGGAACACTTTCAATTCTGAAAAAGTGATGACTGACCCTCATAGGTCGCACAAATAAACATTACGGTTCTCACCAGAATCGTATAAAGAGTAGATAGTTTCTCATTTGTGTACATATTCAATTTGAGGACGAGCTTGTTCTGTTCATCTAGTACTTGAACTTCTATCGCTGAATCACTAAGATTTTGATGACATATCTCcaaatattttctagaagaaaagacGTACGTTTCCATTGCGTTTGCACACCTCTTATGAAGGACAACACCTACAAACCTATGAATTATAGTGggaaaaatgacagaaaagtGTGAAGTCAGAAGTTTTAATCACGTACCGCCCAACAAACGAAGCAGAATGCCCTCTTATCGACCAACCACCATGCTGGATAGAACATTAATGACTGAGGATCTATAGGCGGTGCTTGAGAACATGAACAATGTAGTCTCGTTccagcaaaaataaaacatgttGAGCAGCCAgtgcagttccgtaagcggctgtgctcgaagcgatgcggtggagcaaGAAactgggatcgaggtgggaccgtcccgaactgcagcgatgtgtGGTGCTAGAAAGGGCGCCCACTCCATCTTAATCGCTGCGGTCCACCGCACCATTTCAAGCACAGCCAttgttttgatccgaccatGTCTCCGAAAATGATTGGGGTGCAGTAAGGATGAACGAAGTAGTTCCTTTCGCTGGAAGCGAGTATCACCTACGCCACTCATAGTGTTTCGATtcgttttttgttgatttgttcgAGCAGGTTcaagtaatacttccatttgtcccgatcgcggtTGCTCAGCAGCTTCCCTTCTCGCGAGGGACTCCAAGAGCATCATATCTTTCTTTTGAGGAATTCGTAAAGAGGGTATTCGGTCGGACCATTTGGTTGGCGGTCTTTTTGCGGTACGTTTAACGTTCCGTGGTATCTGGTCACTCACAGCTGTTTTCCAACGATTGCCgttaaaacataaaaaaaaaccgaaaacaaGTAGCCAAAATAATAGTTTTAACACAACAGAGGTAAGATAGATGTTTCCTCTAGGGGATAAAGTTCTAGAGATAATAAATCAGTGGTGATTTTTGATTGTTGCAAGTCTAATGAACGCGGTTACTTCAAAACCATAGGTATTAACAAATATCAATACCTGTTTAcagatcaaataaataaataaaaataaagaataatcatgatatataataacgggcttattctgccacgtgtgtgtatgtgtgtatgtgtgtgtatgtgtgtatgtgtgtgtgtgtgtgtgtgtgtgtgtgtgtgtgtgtgtgtgtgtgtgtgtgtgtgtgtgtgtgtgtgtgtgtgtgtgtgtgtgtgtgtgtgtgtgtgtgtgtgtgtgtgtgtgtgtgtgtgtgtgtgtgtgtgagtcacgaaattcaaaaaagggggtgtgacgggtccaccggcgtcgagttggtgtcTCGACGCtggaaagctataaaatggggagcgacgggtccacaggcgtaGGATCGGTGCGCCGCCACCAGGTAGCTACAAAATGGGCTGTGACGGGtacaccggcgtcagatttgtgcgcaataacttcgtgtgcatgacgcaaaagatagatggtttcagccgtttcatagccgcaGTCattgggcgctttgcttttcatctttatgactCTTCCGCgttcctatttccttcttcgttcgcctcaaatttggagcatgccgttctcagaaagtggaaacacgcatgcaaatggctgcttaaatagtagcaagatgtttatgtgatctgacgtggaacgttatctttatcagtaggatgatgtctttcacgtcatttcatgccaaaacatcattctttggtGACTGTTTATAGAAgtcaggaggaaaacccatatttcgcgtgatacttttaaattttgcctataatattttgataaggagtgtttggagttgaagttcgaatgttctccaaaagtagaactgacgcgtttagaaggaagaCCATGAAATCTattgcttttagttataatataaaaaaggaagaaagactGTTAGAGATacaatctttcttcaagtccaatttcacagaactaataacactaatattaattttcgttgatcagtgaaggtgagtgaagcaaacaccacagaaagtctgaagtctggttttagccggacgctcagactggtaaataaagaaagaaataaataaagacacCAAAATTGGAGACAGTTCCTTCCTCTACATATAGACGAATGGGTTCAACAGAAGTTAAAATTAAATCCACACAGTGGTCCTACAGTAAGTGAAATGTGTGACcaggattttaaaaaaccgaTATACTATGCATGCCAGCGCTGGAGAAAACGTCGCAGAAGAAAATGGATGGCCGAAGACTAATTTGGTCAAGTGAGAATATAAAAAAGCATCCTTTCAATCTGGGGATGCTGCAAAGCAGGTGTGGCAGGTGGAAGGAGCTCCGCTTAAAGCACGGAAGAAATTTACAGTAGTAGATTTCAACTGCAAGGAGTAGcgtggaaaaaaaggatcaaaGTAGCCTATAAAAgtattagaaaaatagaactaACGAATAAAGAAGGTATTGATATGATGAAAATTTCTATCATCTGCATCACTTGTGCCCTCATTCAGCGATCTGCCCGAGTAGTAGAGAGTggaatacttccatttgtccctaTCTCACGCCAGGACTTCCCAGCGGCACCTCTTCTCGTGAGAAAAACATTACATcattctttaaaggcatcactccacgaatctgaggtgatacggatttcaggtggagtattcttatgagggatagtagattacagagaggagagtgattccgtcattttcttcctaattgccgtaaaaaagggctaggaagatacggcgtcAGGTGTTCTGgctcactattttctacagggacgGCGGTCTTTTTGCGGTGCGCCTATTATCCTTTGGAATCTTGAAACGGCATGAGGTAACATTTCATGAGAATTGAGTAATCCCTGCAAATAGCAGCTCTTTAAGTAGAcagttggtttttttcgaTGTTACTCGGGAATACTCTGGTTGATTGTCAATGTCTTCATCCGTCTTTTGAGTTGAATTCGACAAGAATTCCTAGCTATTTCCCAACGATTAACGGAAATTACAAATAACCATAATACTAGAATACGGTAGGATAGATTGTATTCTTTTCACGAACATAAAAACACAGAATTTGTTCTGTTCTTGGAAATCTGTTCTTAACACACCTTTGCTAACGGTTCTCTCCTCTCTATTACAGTGGAGAAGTTTTTATCGACTGTCTATAAATGTTTGGACACAGCGGTCTTTGGATTCGGTGTGTTCATGCAATCTTAGGCGGCAAAGACATCAGCAAAATGTTTCAACtgagaaaaggagaaagatgAATGGCCAAAACATGCTGCGCGGAGAAGCGATCAAAAGCAAACAATTCGTAAAAGGAACAGGAAGGGATACCACACAAGTGAAGATGCTTCACCGTTGTTCTCggaaattttctacgtttaGGAAAATTTAGTGATTGAAATGATTTGATGCCAACACTAACGATCGTATGAGCATAGGTGACAATGGCGGATGAGGTACCGAGGAACGCAGATGCTCTCAAATATCAatggaaaaatgtggaaattatAATTACAGGTCTAATACAAACAAGCGACACAGGGACATATCAAATGTTTTTTATCTCAACTAGAGATAGGCTCTTATCTAAGTTGATCGTGCAAagaattgttgaaaatagCAGTTTGAAAAAACCGGAAACCGGAAACCCAGTTGCAAATCCAttatctttcagcgcatctcagcaaaatgaagaaatctgttataggtaacatgtacaggacggcggcaagagtctcatcgagtagccaggaaaaaacatggtctgtaAATCTGGCCCATAAAGAAGCAATATGCAATGGATACCCAACTGGAGATGGTGCAAGCCGGCAAGCACGACTTCCCTCTCGAAGATacaacgtagtggatggcccagaaaagatccctttcggtttaccttatatatctgatgagATGAGCAGAGCGGCACGAGGCTGTCTACGAACAGCGGGTCtagagaatgacgtgagggttgtggagaTACCTCCAACGAACCTCAagggtcagctggtacgtaatcgtgcgtatgatcgactctgcacaactctcaactgcgtggtttgcccgtatggcagagagggtgattgcatggtatcaggagtagtgtatcgtatcacgtgcaggttgtgcggtgacgattataggGGTGAAACGGGACGTCGACTGCATATTAAGGTCAAgaagcatctagatggactcgcaaaatctaaaaccttcacgccacttggagcacaccttagaatatgtcatccaaactccgaagtagaggtagaattttgtattttatcccacgagtccgagatcacagcacgcagaacactagagaccttttggataaccgccaaaagcccaaaaatgaacaagaaggatgagtgcattgctatcacaaacgagttatccccatatcaagacctatgcgggttttgatctacggagcgggtcgtgaggtccctatataaagcctttgtgactcgtagttgtggtacgtggtggtctgttgcgtcaCCAAGTCTAGCTGATGAGGCaagtactagccaatgtgttgctgtttgagttttactaccgtttggatgctttctgtagggtgatgaggcgcttgagaggataaatcattagtggctttgaattttccttgctctgacgaaggcgataacgccgaaacgttagccgttgtttaatgaagacgatcaataccaatcttggctacagctcaagaaaatgaattagTAACGTGCGttattaattcattttcttgagctaaactacgtttcaacatgccgagattcaaagacagtcgaacatggacaaCACTCAGAATTTTATCCGTTTATGATTAAGTTCAATCTTTCTTATGTGCAaatttaatgttgatatatcgaGATATGTGTCATAAAGTTGTCCGT
This is a stretch of genomic DNA from Necator americanus strain Aroian chromosome II, whole genome shotgun sequence. It encodes these proteins:
- a CDS encoding hypothetical protein (NECATOR_CHRII.G7928.T2); the encoded protein is MMLLESLARREAAEQPRSGQMEVLLEPARTNQQKTNRNTMSGVDPQSLMFYPAWWLVDKRAFCFVCWAVLSFIRGVQTQWKPIEVQVLDEQNKLVLKLNMYTNEKLSTLYTILVRTVMFICATYEGFNLDGDYSFEDYKIKTKVAKFKITDSCGWPWTPLEYIHEKYKVEGTTNLPSGSEDTSEAYFAQIVFWIVLVILAIAIALLVTYYLYLTKRRRQIQKEKKDLRKGKTVTSTVSTTRTAGNVAPSSPKVTDVIIVNPEIPRIEGEEEVQNTSASTTEVREVK
- a CDS encoding hypothetical protein (NECATOR_CHRII.G7928.T3); the protein is MFYPAWWLVDKRAFCFVCWAVLSFIRGVQTQWKPIEVQVLDEQNKLVLKLNMYTNEKLSTLYTILVRTVMFICATYEGFNLDGDYSFEDYKIKTKVAKFKITDSCGWPWTPLEYIHEKYKVEGTTNLPSGSEDTSEAYFAQIVFWIVLVILAIAIALLVTYYLYLTKRRRQIQKEKKDLRKGKTVTSTVSTTRTAGNVAPSSPKVTDVIIVNPEIPRIEGEEEVQNTSASTTEKKGSITVIPSVLHWKSEFWSEVHSEPLLLWHALLTFTAESSTVCRRQQNRSVSWPRKSLERVSERILLFLLPFHSTTQNQEHVGDFGVIIDEWQTISFCVLISYEWS
- a CDS encoding hypothetical protein (NECATOR_CHRII.G7929.T1); its protein translation is MKKSVIGNMYRTAARVSSSSQEKTWSVNLAHKEAICNGYPTGDGASRQARLPSRRYNVVDGPEKIPFGLPYISDEMSRAARGCLRTAGLENDVRVVEIPPTNLKGQLVRNRAYDRLCTTLNCVVCPYGREGDCMVSGVVYRITCRLCGDDYRGETGRRLHIKVKKHLDGLAKSKTFTPLGAHLRICHPNSEVEVEFCILSHESEITARRTLETFWITAKSPKMNKKDECIAITNELSPYQDLCGF
- a CDS encoding hypothetical protein (NECATOR_CHRII.G7929.T2); its protein translation is MYRTAARVSSSSQEKTWSVNLAHKEAICNGYPTGDGASRQARLPSRRYNVVDGPEKIPFGLPYISDEMSRAARGCLRTAGLENDVRVVEIPPTNLKGQLVRNRAYDRLCTTLNCVVCPYGREGDCMVSGVVYRITCRLCGDDYRGETGRRLHIKVKKHLDGLAKSKTFTPLGAHLRICHPNSEVEVEFCILSHESEITARRTLETFWITAKSPKMNKKDECIAITNELSPYQDLCGF